The following coding sequences lie in one Candidatus Methylarchaceae archaeon HK02M2 genomic window:
- a CDS encoding methionine adenosyltransferase translates to MEGKSIHVGQLKTIAIKDLDVEIVERKGQGHPDSLIDGASESVSRALCKYYLQKYKTILHHNVDKGLLVGGQSKPNFGGGDVIEPIYVIVAGRVTNFVVNDNKIEPIPVGRLLISSIKNFFKSKMRFLDPEKHIIVDYRMKQGSADLVHIFEKSYNMPLSNDTSVGVGFSPLTPTERLVLETERFLNSEKLKKEIPEVGEDIKVMALRRDNEIDLTIAAAMVSGLIPDKNHYISVKEDVIQKIEDFSSKITDMDVKVKINPADDYEKNVFYLTVTGTSAESGDDGNTGRGNKLNGLITPMRPCSMEACAGKNPINHTGKLFNLLAQKTADEIYNEVKGIKEVYLHMLSCIGNPIDQPKIASVTVLLEEGKLLSSIKTDIESITMEQISKITDLTELILSESFQLY, encoded by the coding sequence ATGGAAGGAAAGTCTATCCATGTTGGGCAACTAAAGACAATAGCTATAAAAGATCTTGATGTAGAAATTGTAGAACGAAAAGGTCAAGGACATCCTGATAGCCTTATTGACGGGGCATCTGAATCCGTTTCGAGAGCGCTATGTAAATATTACCTCCAGAAGTATAAAACTATTCTTCATCATAATGTGGATAAGGGCCTTTTAGTGGGTGGGCAGTCTAAACCTAATTTTGGAGGGGGAGATGTTATCGAACCTATATATGTCATCGTGGCAGGAAGGGTCACTAATTTTGTAGTGAACGATAACAAGATAGAGCCCATACCTGTGGGAAGACTCTTAATCTCTTCAATAAAGAATTTTTTCAAGTCGAAGATGAGGTTTCTTGATCCAGAGAAACACATCATTGTAGATTATAGAATGAAACAAGGTTCGGCAGATCTTGTCCATATATTCGAAAAATCTTACAACATGCCGTTATCAAATGATACATCAGTAGGTGTCGGTTTTTCACCATTGACCCCTACAGAAAGGCTTGTACTAGAAACTGAAAGGTTTCTAAATTCTGAAAAACTGAAAAAGGAAATTCCTGAAGTAGGTGAGGATATAAAAGTTATGGCTCTAAGAAGAGATAATGAGATTGATCTCACAATTGCTGCAGCCATGGTAAGCGGCTTAATACCTGATAAAAACCATTACATTAGCGTGAAAGAAGATGTAATACAAAAGATCGAAGATTTTTCATCCAAGATAACGGATATGGATGTTAAAGTGAAGATTAATCCCGCAGATGATTATGAAAAGAACGTATTTTATCTTACTGTGACTGGAACTTCAGCTGAATCAGGGGATGATGGCAATACAGGTAGAGGTAATAAGTTGAATGGTCTAATCACACCTATGCGGCCATGCTCTATGGAAGCATGTGCAGGAAAGAATCCAATCAATCATACAGGAAAACTCTTTAATTTACTCGCCCAGAAAACAGCAGATGAGATCTACAACGAAGTAAAAGGCATAAAAGAGGTATATTTACACATGCTCAGTTGTATAGGAAATCCTATAGACCAACCAAAGATAGCTAGCGTTACAGTGTTATTAGAAGAGGGGAAATTATTATCATCTATAAAAACAGATATTGAATCAATCACGATGGAACAAATATCTAAGATTACCGACCTCACAGAGCTCATATTGAGTGAGTCTTTTCAACTCTATTGA
- a CDS encoding ATP-dependent DNA ligase, with protein MLYSFIADIYEKIEETTKRLEIIDHLVNLFKETNTNLIDKVVYLTQGKLYPDYIGVEIGIAEKLAMRAIAISTGNNLEKIRTFYKKVGDIGLVAEKVLKSRKQSTLFKEQLTVNRVYTTLDKIAKTSGPGSLNIKLKYISSLFNDATPKEAKYIIRTVTGKLRLGVADYTVLDALAIAYTGDKSNRPTLERAYNLSSDLGTIAKTVASQGLKGIKSYRITINRPVRPMLSERLETVHEIIEKLNGKCIAEYKLDGERIQIHKNGSLIKLFSRRLENITNHYPDVIDLAMIYLKADKVITEAECVAVNPDTGKLLPFQELMHRRRKYEINKALIDYPVSLFFFDILYLDGEDLTQRPYLERREKLKQLVTQDDRIKIVPSIYSDDPKEIENFLGEAIANGCEGIMAKDPNGIYRAGAREFSWIKLKREYGSELGDTLDLVIVGAFYGRGRRAGKYGAFLLTAYDKDNDMFRSVSKIGTGFTDETLEKIPKILAPYKIDHIHARVDSKLEADVWFIPHIVIEVIAAEITISPIHTCCMNAIRKGSGLALRFPKYTGRLRNNKAPEDATTVKEIEEIYKGQLKRVEKQKNHDN; from the coding sequence ATGTTATATTCGTTTATAGCAGATATCTATGAGAAGATAGAAGAAACTACAAAAAGATTGGAAATTATCGATCATCTTGTTAACTTATTCAAAGAGACTAACACTAATCTTATAGATAAAGTAGTGTATTTAACTCAAGGTAAACTATATCCTGACTACATTGGAGTAGAGATTGGAATAGCTGAAAAGCTAGCTATGAGGGCCATAGCAATTTCTACTGGGAATAATTTGGAAAAAATTAGAACTTTCTATAAGAAAGTAGGAGATATAGGTTTGGTAGCTGAAAAAGTGTTGAAGAGTCGTAAACAATCTACACTTTTTAAAGAACAACTTACGGTAAATAGGGTATATACAACCTTGGACAAGATAGCAAAGACTTCTGGACCAGGTTCACTCAATATCAAGTTAAAGTACATTTCTAGCTTGTTCAACGACGCTACGCCAAAGGAAGCAAAGTATATCATAAGGACTGTAACAGGAAAATTGAGGCTCGGTGTGGCAGATTATACAGTATTAGATGCTTTGGCAATTGCTTACACAGGTGATAAGAGCAATAGACCCACCTTAGAGAGAGCATATAATCTGTCTAGTGACTTAGGCACAATCGCTAAGACTGTAGCAAGTCAGGGTCTAAAAGGTATAAAGAGTTACAGGATAACAATCAATAGACCCGTTAGACCTATGTTATCTGAAAGGTTGGAAACTGTTCATGAAATTATCGAAAAGCTGAATGGAAAGTGTATTGCAGAATACAAGCTAGATGGGGAACGTATCCAAATTCACAAAAATGGCAGTTTAATAAAACTTTTTTCACGTCGACTTGAAAACATTACAAATCATTATCCTGATGTTATAGATCTAGCAATGATTTATCTTAAAGCTGATAAAGTCATAACAGAGGCAGAGTGTGTAGCGGTAAATCCAGATACTGGGAAGCTCTTACCATTCCAGGAACTTATGCACAGAAGACGCAAGTATGAAATTAATAAAGCTTTAATAGATTATCCAGTTTCGTTATTTTTCTTCGATATATTATACCTAGACGGTGAAGATCTGACCCAAAGACCTTACTTGGAGAGGAGGGAGAAATTAAAACAGCTAGTAACACAAGACGATAGAATTAAGATCGTTCCGAGTATCTACTCAGATGATCCAAAAGAGATAGAGAATTTTTTAGGAGAAGCTATAGCCAATGGTTGTGAGGGAATAATGGCAAAGGACCCTAACGGTATTTATAGAGCTGGGGCAAGGGAATTCAGCTGGATTAAGCTTAAGAGAGAGTATGGAAGTGAGTTGGGGGATACTTTAGACCTGGTTATAGTGGGCGCATTCTATGGCCGAGGTCGTAGAGCTGGCAAATATGGTGCATTTTTACTTACAGCTTATGATAAAGATAACGATATGTTTAGAAGTGTGAGTAAAATTGGAACGGGATTTACTGATGAGACTCTCGAAAAAATTCCAAAAATACTCGCGCCATATAAAATAGATCACATACATGCTCGTGTTGACTCAAAGTTAGAAGCTGATGTCTGGTTTATACCTCATATAGTAATTGAAGTAATAGCTGCCGAAATAACCATAAGTCCCATCCATACATGTTGCATGAATGCTATTCGTAAAGGAAGTGGTCTTGCGCTAAGATTTCCGAAATATACAGGTAGACTTAGAAATAATAAAGCTCCTGAAGATGCAACTACAGTGAAAGAGATAGAAGAGATTTACAAGGGACAGTTGAAAAGGGTAGAAAAACAGAAAAATCATGATAATTGA